One genomic region from Drosophila subpulchrella strain 33 F10 #4 breed RU33 chromosome 2R, RU_Dsub_v1.1 Primary Assembly, whole genome shotgun sequence encodes:
- the LOC119551497 gene encoding probable cytochrome P450 301a1, mitochondrial translates to MNKLPMKAWRSTASNPNLRRSVSKIGGAGSRRLESRENSTGVATCPHLADPEEASAPRVHSTSEWQNALPYNQIPGPKPIPILGNTWRLMPIIGQYTISDVAKISSLLHDRYGRIVRFGGLIGRPDLLFIYDADEIEKCYRSEGPTPFRPSMPSLVKYKSVVRKDFFGELGGVVGVHGEPWREFRSRVQKPVLQLSTIRRYLQPLEVITEDFLERCESLLDENEELPEDFDNEIHKWSLECIGRVALDTRLGCLESNLKPDSEPQQIIDAAKYALRNVATLELKAPYWRYFPTPLWTRYVKNMNFFVGVCMKYIQSATERLKTQDPSLRAGEPSLVEKVILSEKDEKIATIMALDLILVGIDTISMAVCSMLYQLATRPVEQQKVHEELKRLLPDPNTPLTIPLLDQMHHLKAFIKEVFRMYSTVIGNGRTLMEDSVICGYQVPKGVQAVFPTIVTGNMEEYVTDAATFRPERWLKPQHGGTPGKLHPFASLPYGYGARMCLGRRFADLEMQILLAKLLRNYKLEYNHKPLDYAVTFMYAPDGPLRFKMTRV, encoded by the exons ATGAATAAGCTTCCCATGAAAGCGTGGCGGTCCACGGCCTCGAATCCCAATCTGCGACGAAGTGTGTCCAAGATTGGTGGGGCAGGTTCCAGGCGCCTGGAGAGCCGCGAAAACTCCACGGGCGTGGCCACATGTCCTCATCTGGCGGATCCCGAGGAAGCCAGTGCCCCGCGAGTACACTCCACATCCGAATGGCAGAATGCCCTGCCCTACAACCAGATACCCGGACCAAAACCCATTCCCATTCTGGGCAACACTTGGAG ATTGATGCCAATAATTGGTCAATACACCATCTCGGATGTGGCGAAAATATCATCGCTGCTGCACGATCGTTATGGCAGAATTGTGCGTTTTGGAGGTCTTATAGGACGGCCCGACCTTTTGTTCATCTACGATGCCGACGAAATTGAAAAG TGCTATCGCAGCGAGGGACCCACTCCCTTCCGTCCCTCGATGCCCAGCTTGGTGAAGTACAAGAGCGTGGTGCGCAAGGATTTCTTCGGGGAGCTTGGCGGCGTGGTCGGAGT GCACGGAGAGCCCTGGCGAGAGTTCCGCTCGCGTGTCCAGAAGCCAGTGCTGCAGTTGTCCACCATCCGGCGATATTTACAGCCCCTGGAGGTCATCACCGAAGATTTCCTGGAGCGCTGCGAAAGCCTGCTGGACGAAAACGAAGAGCTGCCCGAAGATTTCGATAATGAGATTCACAAGTGGTCCTTGGAAT GCATTGGTCGCGTGGCCCTGGACACTCGTTTGGGTTGCCTGGAATCGAATCTTAAGCCGGATTCGGAGCCCCAGCAAATAATTGATGCAGCCAAGTATGCCCTGCGCAATGTGGCCACTTTGGAACTGAAAGCTCCCTATTGGCGATACTTTCCCACGCCTCTGTGGACGCGCTATGTGAAGAACATGAACTTCTTTGTGGG TGTCTGCATGAAGTATATACAGAGTGCCACCGAGAGACTAAAGACCCAAGATCCCAGCCTGCGGGCCGGAGAGCCTTCGCTGGTGGAAAAGGTGATCCTGTCGGAGAAGGACGAAAAGATAGCCACGATAATGGCCCTTGATTTGATTCTAGTCGGAATAGATACC ATATCCATGGCCGTTTGTTCCATGTTGTACCAGCTGGCCACTCGCCCAGTGGAGCAGCAAAAGGTTCACGAGGAACTAAAGCGACTACTTCCGGATCCCAACACACCACTCACAATTCCGCTGCTGGACCAGATGCACCACCTGAAGGCTTTCATCAAGGAGGTGTTCCGGATGTACAGTACGGTGATTGGAAATGGACGAACTCTAATGGAGGACAGCGTGATCTGTGGCTACCAGGTGCCCAAGGGAGTCCAGGCCGTCTTTCCCACCATTGTCACTGGTAACATGGAGGAGTACGTGACGGACGCGGCGACTTTCCGACCAGAAAGATGGTTGAAGCCACAGCACGGAGGAACTCCGGGCAAACTGCACCCGTTCGCCTCGCTGCCATACGGATATGGAGCTCGGATGTGTCTGGGTCGCCGCTTCGCCGATCTAGAGATGCAAATACTGCTGGCCAAGCTTCTGCGAAACTACAAACTGGAGTACAACCACAAGCCACTGGATTACGCAGTCACTTTCATGTATGCCCCTGATGGCCCGCTTCGATTTAAGATGACTCGAGTTTAG
- the LOC119551499 gene encoding adenylate kinase isoenzyme 6 homolog, translating to MSELSPDAKPNILITGTPGAGKSYLCERLASQLKFEWLDCSKIAKEKDFVEEYDEEYDCPILDEEKLMDHLEPIMTKGGNIVEYHGCDFFPERWFQAVFVVTCPNTTLYDRLKDRNYNEKKLTSNIQCEIFGTILEEARDSYKPDIVFQLKGETKADAHQSLKTVKNWYRMWKRK from the exons ATGTCGGAACTGTCACCAGATGCCAAGCCAAACATATTAATAACGG GGACTCCTGGTGCAGGGAAATCGTACTTATGCGAACGTCTGGCCTCCCAGCTGAAGTTCGAGTGGCTGGACTGTTCCAAAATCGCCAAGGAAAAGGATTTTGTGGAGGAATATGACGAAGAGTACGACTGTCCCATTCTGGACGAGGAAAAA CTGATGGACCACTTGGAGCCCATCATGACCAAGGGCGGCAACATCGTTGAATACCATGGCTGTGATTTCTTCCCGGAGCGCTGGTTCCAAGCCGTCTTCGTGGTCACCTGCCCCAATACAACGCTCTACGACCGCCTGAAGGATCGCAACTACAACGAAAAGAAGCTCACATCGAATATTCAGTGCGAAATCTTCGGGACCATTCTGGAAGAGGCCCGCGACTCCTACAAACCAGATATAGTATTCCAACTCAAGGGAGAAACAAAGGCTGACGCCCATCAGAGTCTGAAAACTGTGAAAAACTGGTATCGTATGTGGAAAAGGAAATAG